TTGAGATTCCTATTAGCTTATTGAACTCTACAGCTCCTGCATTTCCCTTGAATATGCTGTATTTGGACCTTCTGATGTTCAGCTGGTACCATGTGAAAAATCTCCAAGACCCAAAGTTCAATCCAAAAACACATATATCAATCTTCTGAGGAAAATAGAATAGTATCTAGTTTTACTTCTTTTTTAGCTGTGGATCTGAGTTTAGGCACATTGGAGGATCTCTGAGGCTTTCAAATAGAATTGTGTTGATTCCCAGAAGTTTATAACTGTGAAGTCCATATCTAGATTTAATTAGAAAAGCAATGTGCTGCTCATCATCATATTTTTCAGCAAATCATGAATCCCTGGGTATATAGGTTCTGAAGTCAGAGCGCCACTTCCAAGTTATCTGAAAGCCTTTTAAATTCCACTTATTCTAATTGAGTTGCAGAAAGTAGAAGATGAAGTGTTACATGAGTCACCTCTCTGTCTGCAAATTTGATGAGTTGTGCTCCTGAAGACAGAAAATCCTAAAATCATGATTGTGTATAGTTGCTTCTGTTTtgtttataatattattgatgttGCTAAATCTCACATCAGGTCTGTGAAGCATCTCATATTTTTCTCTCCTCTGTTGGGTAATAAGAACTGCAATTCTTTGAGCTTTCCTCCCACATAATCTTGGAACACCATTTAATCATGTCATTTAAGCCTTAGGTGTACATGAAAGTACCTCATGTTCATTCTACTAAGCATGGAAAGAATCTATGTTACTGAGGAAGAAGTTCACTTGAGAGGCAGTTAaggaatgtttttgacttttttcTACAAAACTAACCAAATGTATGATTGGGTTTTTCCAGTATTTTTGACTGGTTATTATATTGGAAGAATTCGGCAAGATTTAGTGATTGATATACATGTTTAATTTTCCAGGTATGAAGATGCAATAAGGCTTCTTAAGGGACTCCTTAGGAGAATCATTCATGACAGCAGGAGAGGATACTGGATGTTGAGGCTTTCTGTTGATTTGGAGCATATGAATCGTCTCAATGAGAGTCTTTCTGTAGCTGAAGAAGGTATATTGGATCCCTGCGTTCGTGCTGGTTCTAGAATCGCATTGCAAAGACGGGTTCTCCGTTTGGGCAAGCCACCACGCCGATGGAGGATACCTGATTATGCAGATTCTGTTAAGCGAAAGATCAAAGAGGTGAGTGATCTGAGCATCAGACaagtaaaaatttataaaaaaacttTCCAAAAGCTAGCTTAGCATACACACTAGGATTCATTTTAGCTGTAATTGCGTGCTTTGTTCTTAGGTTTGTATCAGAGGGAGACCTTTGACCAGTGAGACAGCAACAAAGAACTCATACTATGGCTATGATGGTGAGCTGTGTGGAGTCGAGCAGCTAGCACTGCAATTCTATGCGGAGGAAGGGggtggatggagtggtgtccactCTGAAAGTGGCATTTGGATGACTATCTTTGGCCTTCTTATGTGGGATGTTATATTCTTCAACGTGCCTGATGTTTTTATGTCAAGATTTCAGGTTCTTTATCTGATAATCTAGAGGCTTCGCATGCAACACTTTGAGTAGCTCTTCTGACATCGTTAATCACTAGAGCCACATTTGTTTGATACATGTTCGTTGCTATTAGAATACTTCAATCTGCACGCAGCATCAGTTTGTTTAGTTTTTTTGACCTGGAACCCACTACCACCTTTAATATCTCTAGTTATTACATATAATTGCATTCTATGAATTTGAGAATCACTGTCATCCCTGTGGATAGCACATGAGCTTTCTTGTAGACTGCTGTTAGTTTTATCATGTGATAATGTATTAGCCATTTAGAACTTGCCCTTATTATCTGTGCTGACTATTGAATCATCTTGACGACTTGTCCAATTAAATCCTTGTTGCACATTTATATGCAAAGTTGAAACCAGCCCAACTTGCTTCACCACTAACTGATGGTATGTATCTCTTGGTGTCTACAGATTGCTCCGTTAGACTTTGATACAGATGACTTTTATGTGACGAGGGAGAGTCTTATAGAATCTCAGCTGCAGAAGATAAACGGTGGCATGGCTGAGGAGATTCTGATCTCCTCATGGGAGTCTCATGTGGGAATCGCTTGCCGGGGTGTCAACTGGGAGCGGCATTCACTTTCTGATCTACGAGCTGCTGTCGCATGCATTGGAGGCAGCCCTTTGGCTTCTCTGTGCCGGCATCTAGCAACAGATTACCGGAGCTGGTCCAGTGGCATGCCGGATTTGTTGTTGTGGCGTTTCCACGGAGACAAGGGTGAGGGTGAAGCAAAGCTGGTGGAAGTAAAAGGTCCAACAGATCGGCTTTCAGAGCAACAGCGAGCATGGCTGCTGACCCTTATGGACTGCGGCTTCGACACTGAAGTTTGCAAGGTAAGACCCACCCTGAAATGCCAATAGCATCATCGTGTTTCGTCCTTGGTGTAGGTTTAGCTAATTCAATTTATATCGAGGAATTCTTGTGTACAACATTAGCATGTGACGGTGAGAAAGGAACAAAGTTATGAGtgagaaaggaagaaaaaaaagttgTCCCTCCCAGATCAATAGCTAAATTCTCCACTATTTTGTATACAATTCCAACGGTGGTAAGCTTGGAATGACCATCTGCCTCACCAATCCTTTTCTAGATGTAACAGGGCTAGGAGATTCCGTGACCAGCAAGAAATGTTGTTTCAAGGAAACTCAGCTATGTGTGgtactctctccctctctctctccatagTCCGAGTATATGATGATGATaccttctctatttgtttatTGCTTTCGGAACGCTAGAGGAAAACTGCAGGAAAGAGACTACAAGCAGCACTTGAACTGAATACCAAAATATACCGGGCAGCCTTTGACCATCACGTTCAAAAAGATATCATGACATGGTGCAGGAAATAAACTGCGGCCCTCAAATTAGTTGGTGCTTCCAAACATCCAAAAGCACAATCATGAAAAATAGCAATCTATCGTGCTAAACCATATCCGTTCAGTGGGATCATAGAActacaattttttgaattttctcggCCATTTAAACAAGAGAAACATAGATCGAGTCACATGGTCTGATAAAAAAAACAACACAGACAAAAGTGAGACTGCAAGGTAACTGTCAACCACCATCAGCAAGAGTCCTTTTTGAAGTGCTGATGTATAGAACTGCAATCAAGAGCACGAAAATATGTCCAAGTCATAATAAGCACGGGGCAGAGAAAAAGGAGGAAAAAGGTCTAATGTGTCATAAAATCATTGGCGTTTACCATTATTTCCTCTGATGAAAGCATCCCCATACTTGTTTTTCAGCTGACCATTGACATACTCCTCTGTTTGCTCCATTGCAATATTCATATATCCATCCAGACACGCTAGAATACCTACAAAACCAGGTGCTTCGGGAGTATATGAGAACCCATGAACCAACCACATGCAACTTTGAAATGTCATGCCTTGCAAAGAAGAAAAACTTATTATGGTTTAATCATAACCAACTAAACGATCAAGTTTTTTATATGATTGTTTCTGTTTCATGCTTTATATCGAACTCATTGATATAGTGAGTTCGTATGAGAACCTAGTATAAGACTTTCGAACATTGTCACTCTCTCAGTGTTTTTAAAAGCGTTAGACACCAAGATCCCAAAATGCTCTCGAGACACTCtggaatattaaattttttaaaaatatatattacgatCGATAAAtctgatcataaaaataaaaatgatgatatGGTTTCCGATGGAGACCTATGTTAAACATGTCTCTAACTCGTGCTAATCAGCTCTAACGAGTGGATTAATATGATACTAATAGTTCTAACAAATGCTAAATAGTTCTAAAGAAGGAACTGATAAGAATTGTAACCGACGGCTACAAAGGAAGGTGGGGAAAGGAGAGGGTGACAATGACGGACGAAGGCGACGTTGGACAAAGCTATGGATatattagttggttcgattgaaccaacttgctTATTCAATCAAACTAGGCTCGAACCCCGATCGAACTTCACTCGGGCACTTACCTAAGCCTAGGCATCCAACGCCTAGGCCCAAGCGAGCGCCCGAGTGGTGCTTCATCAAAatgcctcacctcgcctcgcgtcgcctcacccgagcgcttTTTAAAAACAATGGTCTCTCCTTCCACAAAATAATGAAATTCATAAAGACTGGAAAATGCATCATATACGACCATGGGATAAAGCTCCACAAAAGTAAAACTTTGGCAAACAACCAACACAAACTAATTGGAAAATGAAATAAACTTGGATTGTATCACATGCTTTATTTTGAGTAATGCTATACTGCTAAAACAACTTGTGATTATTGATTTACTTGTTAACTCCTAAATTAACAAAGATGAAACCAATATatacttgaatgatcaaaactcaaAAATCAACTAAGTTCAACTTATTAAGATCTATATGAACACCAAGGTCCAccacatcatcatcaacatcaacaAACCATGTAAACAACACTTTGTATGACATTGCATTTTTAACTTTCCAATCATCACACTATCATCTGAGatcgtttttaattttttttatgaaatttccTCTAGCAAACCCTTAATTGTTATTCACTTAAGATATAGTTTGAATTGtcatattaaattaattaattatgaaaCCATGGAAAGAAGGGTGGAgagggaagagaagaggaaggaagaggggGGGCAGCAATGAAGAGGAGCACAGAGCggagaaagggaggagaaaaCAGCTACGATAATGATTGCTGATGGAAAAAAGTggtgaagagaagagagagaagaatgcGATGGATGCAACCACATAAAAAGCAAAGAAGAGGAGGGAAAATAAGAGGTGAGAGAGGGCAGGACACAAGAGGAAAGTGGGAGAGAAGAGGTCAGTTGAAAACTCTAGAACAAGATAGAAAGCAGAATGACATGCAGATGTATCTGACGTAAAGAGATGTGGGTGGTGGTAGAACTGGGATGTCAAGTGCCTGAACTGAGCCACTCACAGAGGTGATCCAAATCTTGAACAAGCCTCGCCTTGTCCAAGATCCATCAAAGCGCTCAAGCCTTGCCTCACCTTGACCTCTTAACATCATGTTAAGAACTCCTCAATTTGTAGGCGAGAAGATATAAACGGAAGTCTTATTTTAAGGGGAACTTTAAAAAGTCTCGAGGCAATAACCTTGAACACTCAGATGTTCACGATTCAGATGAAGACCACCCAATAAAATCCAAGGTTCCAAAACCTCTATGAAATGCAACTATTTACCTAGGTTACAAATGCAAAATGATGACGTTGTATAATCCTCTTTTCACTACAATAACAGTGTTTCCAAGTAGAATCTGTATTATTTCAATCCACCAGTAAAATCTCGGTTTCATCAAAGACTTTTTGAACTTCATGATCATAGAATTGCAAAGGATCAATGATCAGAGATTACAATCTTCTCATTTCTTTGTAGTTTCTATTATTGAGTAGGCACTAGTATATATACTGAGTGAATGAATAATTAAAGCTGAAAGCTAGACTCGAGGTTTTGCAGGCTCAGATATCTATTATGATGAATAATGGTAATCAATGAACTGAGACAGGAACATGCAAGGAAAGAAATTTTAGGACAGACCAACTATAAAAGTCGATTTAATAGGTAACAACTCttccaaaaaattaaataaaactcAAGCAGGGCCAGATATATTTCAAATCATTTTGTTCTGGCTTACAATCTGCTTATTGGAAAACCAAGAAAAAATCCATCTCATACCTTGAACAACAGAGACGATAAAACCTAAGAGGACATGGCCAAACTTTCTAAAGCGCAGGACCTTCTAATAGAACCTGTGTAGAGGCACAGAATCTCCAGCATCCAAATATCCTCGAGAAACTCATTCAAATAAGTAATCAACCACGACCACTCCTAATCAAAGTATAAATCAAAGATCACAAAATGTGCTATATCATCAGGATAAATAAGTGCGCAATCCTTCCATATAGTGACCCAAAATCAAGGAAAAAAAGTCACTACAAATAGGAGAAACTAAGTCCCTAAATGTAAGTTCAACCTAAAAGTTCGACTAATATAAACAATTATGGCAATCCAACGGATGCGGGTTGCATTGAGAACAAATCTATTTCTTAGACTATCACGGGTGATTCTTACAGATGCTGATCGCCAGTGTCTATCATCACTCTACTTCTTCTATCGTATGTCGCTTTCCATTCAGTTCGCTTCCCCAAGGAAGAGAAGCCACACAAACCCTGAAGCGTTCTCAGATCAAGACCACAAAGGTCGTTCTTAGGATCAGGACAGATCTATTTCATAGACTATCACAGGTAATTCTTACAAATGCTGATCGCCATCGAACAGCCCATCACTCTCGTTTAATTCTCCTGTTCTATGTGGTTTTCCATTCATTTCACTTCAACGACGAGAAGCCACACGAACTATGACGAATTCTCAGGCCAAGACTACAAAGGTATAACCCGAGATTGTCTAGAACAAAGGTTATACCGAATCCACAGAAGTAGAACTAAAATATGATACGATTGGGTAGAGATGTAAGCCCAACACGCAAGCAAAAAACAAAATCAACGAATCGAAGCCTCGAGTACAAGATCAGAGAGGACGGACCTCGGTAATCGACCCCCGAGTTGAGCTTGACGACGACGGGACGGCCTCGGATTGACTTGAGAAAGTCCGACGGCGTCTTCGCCGACCCGCTCCCTCCGCCGCCGACCTTCTCTCCGCCGCCAGTGCTCATAGAGGCTCCCCTTCTCTTTGCCCTTTCTTTTGGTGAGAAGGGTTTACGCTCGGAGCGATATATCTTTACCAAATGGCAATGTTCCATTTTAACCCCTCTTCAAACTATATATTCGATAAAAGGATTGTTTATGTTCGGGTAAAGGACGAGTGTCGAAAAAGGTAAACTTATAGGTATGTTTTCGCAAATAAATGCATCCTCGATCAATCAGTGATTTGTTTCTTTTTTGCCCCTTTACATATTATATTTAAGAAAAAGGACGTTGTGGTTGAGCGTTACAACCACTTGGAAGAAAAGGGGTTGGCTGTCCAAATATAAGTCCAAATAGGTAATTCTCCAAACATCCAATAACCTAAATGGTAAGCTTGTAATCCCACTATATTAATATTTTAGGTGTAGTTTATCATAACCTAAATGGTAAGTTTGAAATCCCACTATCATTAATGATAACCCCTTAACATTGTTCGAAGGGGCAAGTGACAGGTGAGAGGTTGAGAGTTAAATTTGAGCCGGTTCAACCTTGCTACCCTTGTCCCAAATCCTAAATGTCTTGCACCTTTCGTCACATTCTTACTCTCATCTCTGACATCAAAGTGAGATTTAGGAAATCTAAAAGGAACGGTGAGTCAATCAACATCTTTCGAGATCGGTGGATTGATCACACAAATTTATTTAACCTTTGCCCCTTGATGATGAGAGGTGGGTTTAGCCAACCGAGCCCGCTTGGTTTAGTCACTCCCAGTGATGCTTACCGTTTCATCGAGGACGATCCTGAAAACCCTGTGGAGCCAAAAGCCAAAATTTTTCTTTGGAAGCTATATTAGAATAGGCTTCCTACTTCTGATCCACCGTCCGGCATCCTTCACTCCCAAAAGGAgctttgccctttctgcaagttGGACGTTGACTCCCCTGAGCCCAAATTTTGCTCTTGGGCTATGCCAAAGTCTCTTGCAGTTCTTTGATACTTGCGAGTTGAGCTCGTGGCTCGAGGAAGGAAAGATGCTGGACAAATCTCAGTCAGTCCACTCGGGACTATATTGTTTGAGTGCGATGGCTCTCACAGCTCTTCTCTTAACTCTGCAGGAATCGGCATTATCATGAAGGACCGTCAATGGAAAGGTGGCTGCAGCATGCAGTGCGACTGTTAAAGCTCACAATGCCATCACAGCTGAAAGGGCAGCAATCCTGGAAGCCCTTAATTCTTGCCGAGCGCGAGAGGGATACTGCAAATCTGCACCGACTCAACAAACATCGTTAACTATGTAAACGGCACCACAAACGCCCCTTTGGTTCCTCAAAGCCATTGTCAGTAGTGTTGCTAACTTGTGGAGGGGACCGAAGGTGACCAAGTTCTGTCATATACCAAGGCAACAGAATTCCTTCTTAAGCTTTAATGCAAATTTTCCATTTCAaccagaaaaaaacaaaaaactcaaAGGAGTGATTTTTGGTAAACAAAAATCATTTTCCTATTATTTTCTGAGTTTTCAGTGCCTGTTTTGAATGCAACATAGAAGAGAAATTAGAGAAAAGTTCATTTCTCGGTATTTGGGTTCGTAAAACATATATATGCATctgtatataaaaaattataagtaaaATTTCACTAGGATTTCTTTGGGCCCGTAAAGAATGAAGAATCAATTATAAGATTTGAGACAAGGTGCAAATGGTGATAATACTGCTTAACATGTTAGTAATCACACAATGACTATGATATGAATGCAGAACAAATTCCAAGGATTAAGAAACATGTTGAACTGCCAACAACTTCATTACCATTAAGACatcaataaataattaagatcatCATAAGGAAAATACCATCCAAAGAGACTCATGCAGTAGAATCTTGGTGCAAGCACtatataacacacacacacaatctgATAATGCTATTGGCTAAATGTTATAGACGAACCTCTTAATTAGATCAACCCTTAGGAGGCAAATTCAGCACGGCTAACAAACTCCTTTATTACAATTTACTCGGTTTCGTGGGATTTTGGCATCGTCCAAACAAAAGTGCAGAAACTTGATGATAAAGTTTAGGCATTAGAAAGCACCTGCTAAACTCCTAAACCAGTTTATGAATGGTTTTCATGTCAGCTGCCTCCAGAAGAGTGCCTTTCTCAACATGATCCCACCACTTCATCAGAAAGTTGTTGACAACCAATCTGAACCAAGGAGAGAGCTTGACACC
The window above is part of the Musa acuminata AAA Group cultivar baxijiao chromosome BXJ2-6, Cavendish_Baxijiao_AAA, whole genome shotgun sequence genome. Proteins encoded here:
- the LOC103987596 gene encoding uncharacterized protein LOC103987596 yields the protein MSTGGGEKVGGGGSGSAKTPSDFLKSIRGRPVVVKLNSGVDYRGILACLDGYMNIAMEQTEEYVNGQLKNKYGDAFIRGNNVLYISTSKRTLADGG